From Streptomyces sp. SCSIO 75703:
GGCCAGGGAGGCGAGCAGGGCGATGGCCTCCGGGGTGAAGTCGCGCGGGGTGCGGTCCGCGGCGAACAGCACACCGATCACGCGCCGGCCGACGCGCAGGGGCACGCCGAGGATGCCGCGCAGGCCCTCCTCGTCGACTCCTTCGTCGATGGCCCCGGTGTGCTTGAAGCGGCGGTCGGTGCGGTAGTCGGGGCTCGCGTAGGGGCGGGCGGTCTGGGCGACCAGACCGCCGAGACCCTCCCCCATGCCGAGGCGCAGTTGCTGGAAGGTGGCGGAGACCGAGCCGGCGGTCACCCGCATGAACGTGTCGCCCGCGGCGGGGTCGTTGAGGGTGAGGTAGGCGACATCGGTGCCCAACAGGGTGCGGGCCCGGTGCACGATGGCGCGCAGCACGGAGTCCAGGTCGCGCAGGGCGGCCAGGTCGCTCGCAGTGTCGAACAGGGCGGCGAGTTCGGTCTCCCGCCGCCGGCGCTGGGCCAGGGTCCGGTGGATGGTCAGCGCGGTCCGCGTCGCCTCGGCTATGACGTCCTGTTCGTGCGGGTCGGCGCCGGCGGCACCGGCCTGGGCGGCGGGCTGGGCCAGTTGGCCTGCCGAGGCGTCGGCGGCGAGCAGGTCGAGCAGCTCCCGGAGTGCCGCCGTCGCCGCGTTGGTGGGTCCGTTCGCGGTGGTCACGTCGGTCATCGTGGCAGTCCTCCCGTGCGGCCGCGCGGCTGGTTCGCGGATGGGCCGAGGCGCTGTGCGGGGCGCGGTGGGCCGGCGTGCGTGCGGTCCGCCCTGCCCACGGCAGACCGGACCGCACTCGATGGCGTACCCCTCAGACCCGGTCGGTACTGGCCACCGGCGGCTCCTGTCGTCGTGGTGCCCGCGTCGCGTCCGTCGTCGACCGGGTCAGGTCGCGGCCGAGGGTCTCCTTGATGACGGCGACGGTGACGGTGGTGACCACCGCGGCGGCACAGAGATACAGGGCGATGGGCGTCGAGGACCCGTAGCTCCTGAGGAGTTCGACCGCGACGATGGGAGCGAGGGCGCCGGCGACGATGGAGGCGAGTTGTGAGCCCATGGAGGCGCCGGAGTAGCGGACCTTGGTGTCGAACATCTCCGAGATGAAGGCGGCCTGCGGTCCGTACATCGCGCCGTGGAACAGCAGACCCGCGGTGACCGCGAAGGTGATCACGGCGAAGGACTCCGTGTCGAGCAGGGCGAAGAAGGCGAACGCCCAGACGGCCATGCCGATCGAGCCGATCAGTGTCACGGGCCTGCGGCCCAGGCGGTCGGAGAGCGCCCCCCACAGCGGGATGGTGAAGAAGTGGATGGCGGAGGCGATCAGGACGGCGTTCAGCGCGGTGCTCTTCGGCAGTTCCAGGTGGGTGGTGACGTAGACCAGCACGAAGGAGGTGAGGATGTAGTAGGAGACGTTCTCGCCGAATCGGGTGCCGATGGCCCCGAGCACCTCGCGCCAGCTACGGCGGAAGACCTCGACGACGGGCGCCTTCTCCTTGGTCCCCTCGGCGGCTTCCGCCTCGGCCTGGGCGGCGAGGAAGACCGGCGATTCGGACACCGAGGCGCGGATCCACAGGCCGATCACGACGAGGACACCGGAGAGCAGGAAGGGGATGCGCCAGCCCCAGGACAGGAACGCCTCCTCGGGCTGGACGGCGGCCAGCAGCGCGAGAACACCGGTGGCCAGCAGGTTGCCTCCGGGGGCGCCGCACTGCGGCCAGGACGCCCAGAAGCCGCGGTGTCTCTCGCCGCCGTGCTCGGAGACGATCAGCACGGCGCCGCCCCATTCGCCGCCCAGGGCGAAGCCCTGGATCAGGCGCAGGACGGTGAGCAGGATCGGGGCGCCCACGCCGATGGTGCCGTAGGTGGGCAGCAGGCCCATGGCGAAGGTGGCGCCGCCCATCAGCATCAAGCTGAGCACGAGCAGCTTCTTCCGGCCGATCTTGTCGCCGAAGTGCCCGAAGACCACGCCGCCGAGCGGCCGGGCCAGGAACCCGATCGCGTAGGTGACGAACGCGATCAGCGTGCCCACCAGCGGGTCGCTGGTCGGGAAGAAGAGGGTGTTGAACACGAGCGCGGCGGCGGAACCGTAGAGGAAGAAGTCGTACCACTCGATGGTGGTGCCGATCAGGCTCGCGCTGACGATGCGGGCGATGCCGCCGGAGCGGGGCTCGCCCGGCTTGGCGGTTGTGGTCTCGGTCATCGATTCACCGATTCTCGGGTGCGGTCGCGGGGACGGGTGGGGACGGTCGTGGGGGCGGTCGTGGGGACGCAGTGGCGCGCGGGCGCCGTTGAGGCGCCGGGTCAGTGGGCTCCCCAGCCGCCGTCGAGGGGCAGGGAGATGCCGTTGATGTAGCCGCTGTGGTCGGCGCACAGCCACCGGGCGGCGACGGCGACCTCCTCTGCCTCCAGCAGGCGCTTGATGGGTGAGCGGGTCAGGAGCACCTCGGTCAGGACGTCGTCCGGGCTGATCCCGTGGGCGGTGGACTGGTCGCGGATCTGGTTCTCCACCAGGGGGGTGCGGACGTAACCGGGGTTGACGCAGTTACTGGTCACGCCGTAGGGGGCGCTTTCGATCGCGGCCACCTTGCTCAGGCCCTCCAGCGCGTGTTTGGCGGCGACGTAGGCCGCCTTGTAGGCGCTGGCCCGCAGGCCGTGGACGCTGGAGATGTTGATCACCCGCCCCCAGCCGCGCGCGTACATGTGCGGCAGGCTGCGGCGCATCAGCAGGAACGGGGCGGTCACCATGACCTGCTGGATGAGGGCGAACCGCTCCGGCGGGAACTCCGTCACGGGCGCCACGTGCTGCAGGCCGGCGTTGTTGACCAGGATGTCGACCTCGGTCGGCAGCGTGTCGATCGCGGCCGGGTCGGCCAGGTCGGCGACGTACGCCTCGCCGCCGGTCTCGGCGGCGACCGCCTCGGCCGCCTCGGCGTCCCGGTCGACCACGTACACCCTGGCGCCCGCTGCCGCCAGCGCCGCGGCGCACGCCTTGCCGATACCGCTGCCGCCGCCGGTGACCAGGGCGGCCCGGGACGTCAGGTCCACGCCGGCGCCCGTGAGTGCCGGGCGGGCGGTGGGAGGTCGGGATTCGCTTGTCATGGCCGGAAACAGTAGGGACGCCGTCACGTGACACCTATGTGCGGGACGCACACAATGCGGCCCCGGTCCGTGGTGGACGCCACCATGGACCGGGGTGTTCGGTCGGGCGGGGCATGCGGCGGCCACGGCGTGCGGCCGCGGGCGCCGGGTGCTCACCCGTCGAGACGACAACGGGTGAGCAGGCTCGCCGGGGTGGCGCCCTCGGGCCGTACGACGGTGTG
This genomic window contains:
- a CDS encoding MFS transporter, which encodes MTETTTAKPGEPRSGGIARIVSASLIGTTIEWYDFFLYGSAAALVFNTLFFPTSDPLVGTLIAFVTYAIGFLARPLGGVVFGHFGDKIGRKKLLVLSLMLMGGATFAMGLLPTYGTIGVGAPILLTVLRLIQGFALGGEWGGAVLIVSEHGGERHRGFWASWPQCGAPGGNLLATGVLALLAAVQPEEAFLSWGWRIPFLLSGVLVVIGLWIRASVSESPVFLAAQAEAEAAEGTKEKAPVVEVFRRSWREVLGAIGTRFGENVSYYILTSFVLVYVTTHLELPKSTALNAVLIASAIHFFTIPLWGALSDRLGRRPVTLIGSIGMAVWAFAFFALLDTESFAVITFAVTAGLLFHGAMYGPQAAFISEMFDTKVRYSGASMGSQLASIVAGALAPIVAVELLRSYGSSTPIALYLCAAAVVTTVTVAVIKETLGRDLTRSTTDATRAPRRQEPPVASTDRV
- a CDS encoding 3-hydroxybutyrate dehydrogenase — its product is MTSESRPPTARPALTGAGVDLTSRAALVTGGGSGIGKACAAALAAAGARVYVVDRDAEAAEAVAAETGGEAYVADLADPAAIDTLPTEVDILVNNAGLQHVAPVTEFPPERFALIQQVMVTAPFLLMRRSLPHMYARGWGRVINISSVHGLRASAYKAAYVAAKHALEGLSKVAAIESAPYGVTSNCVNPGYVRTPLVENQIRDQSTAHGISPDDVLTEVLLTRSPIKRLLEAEEVAVAARWLCADHSGYINGISLPLDGGWGAH